One Ignavibacterium sp. DNA segment encodes these proteins:
- a CDS encoding phosphoribosylaminoimidazolesuccinocarboxamide synthase: MVETLLHKDIPLDEGNYLLLEYLDSYQINGKKVKVKDIGKKIALTSAFFFDYLKEYHIPTTFLRKDGENSLKFSVSNQLSFRVKILNNADKRNSKIFGMKEGAELNLPVFEFHYGCGKESIISESHLIAFDLCTPEDLKLVTRMCSKINAVLKSFFERRNENLAEVCCHFGKTDDKLFLTGDFSPASIKIFPKSDSAKAINPYKLTTAAEIRKYTDQLFNIASVK; encoded by the coding sequence ATGGTAGAAACTTTACTACATAAAGATATTCCATTGGATGAAGGTAATTATCTTCTGCTGGAGTATCTGGATAGTTACCAGATTAACGGTAAAAAAGTAAAAGTTAAAGATATTGGCAAAAAAATAGCTTTGACCAGTGCATTTTTCTTTGATTATTTAAAAGAATATCATATCCCGACAACATTCTTAAGAAAAGATGGTGAGAACTCACTGAAATTTTCAGTAAGTAATCAGCTGTCTTTTAGAGTAAAAATCCTTAATAATGCTGATAAAAGAAATTCTAAAATTTTTGGAATGAAGGAAGGTGCTGAATTAAATCTGCCTGTATTTGAATTTCATTATGGATGCGGTAAAGAAAGCATTATCAGTGAAAGTCACTTAATTGCCTTCGATCTTTGTACCCCTGAAGATCTGAAGTTAGTTACACGAATGTGTTCTAAAATAAATGCTGTTCTTAAATCATTTTTTGAAAGACGAAATGAAAATCTTGCTGAAGTATGCTGCCATTTTGGAAAAACAGATGATAAACTTTTTTTAACCGGAGACTTTTCACCAGCAAGTATCAAAATTTTTCCTAAAAGTGATTCTGCTAAAGCAATAAATCCTTACAAACTTACAACTGCTGCCGAAATAAGAAAATATACAGACCAGCTTTTTAATATTGCGAGTGTAAAATAA
- a CDS encoding YbaB/EbfC family nucleoid-associated protein yields MKKLKNYKIQEMFMKGGMQGMLKQVQKMQAEMQRVQNELGNMSVTEEAGGGMIKAKANGMKELISIEIDPQVINAEEKEILEDLVVAAVNKALQSANKMAEEEMAKVTKGMIPPGLNIPGF; encoded by the coding sequence TTGAAAAAACTTAAAAATTACAAAATTCAGGAGATGTTTATGAAGGGCGGAATGCAGGGAATGTTGAAACAAGTGCAAAAAATGCAGGCTGAGATGCAAAGAGTACAAAATGAACTGGGAAATATGAGTGTTACCGAAGAAGCTGGCGGCGGGATGATAAAAGCTAAGGCTAATGGGATGAAAGAACTCATTTCTATTGAAATTGACCCACAAGTGATAAATGCGGAAGAAAAGGAAATTCTTGAAGATTTAGTCGTAGCAGCAGTCAATAAAGCTTTACAATCAGCAAATAAAATGGCTGAGGAAGAAATGGCAAAAGTTACCAAAGGGATGATACCCCCTGGCTTAAATATTCCGGGGTTTTAA
- the recR gene encoding recombination mediator RecR → MQIAEPLLIAIEELSKLPGIGKKTAQRLSLYILKSEQDSVDRLIKSISDLKLKLHFCSRCFNLAEEELCEICKSVKRDTSKICVVEEASDVIAIEKSNEYFGLYHVLGGVLSPLSGITANDLKIKELLLRFEKENISEVILALNPDTEGETTSLYLARLIKPLNVKVTRIARGIPIGGDLEFADEATIGRAMLNRIDL, encoded by the coding sequence GTGCAGATTGCAGAACCTCTGTTAATTGCAATAGAAGAGTTGAGCAAGTTGCCAGGGATTGGAAAAAAGACTGCCCAAAGACTGTCTTTGTATATATTAAAATCTGAACAAGATTCTGTTGACAGATTAATAAAATCAATATCTGATCTTAAACTTAAATTGCATTTTTGTTCAAGGTGCTTTAATCTAGCTGAAGAAGAACTTTGTGAAATCTGCAAAAGTGTAAAACGCGATACAAGTAAAATATGTGTTGTTGAAGAAGCCAGTGATGTGATAGCTATAGAGAAATCCAATGAATATTTTGGTTTATATCATGTTTTAGGTGGGGTTCTTTCACCGCTTTCCGGTATAACTGCAAATGATTTAAAGATCAAAGAATTACTTTTAAGATTTGAAAAAGAGAATATCTCAGAAGTAATCCTTGCCTTAAATCCCGATACTGAAGGTGAAACAACTTCTCTTTATCTTGCCCGATTGATTAAACCATTAAATGTTAAGGTAACAAGAATTGCACGTGGAATTCCTATCGGTGGTGATCTTGAGTTTGCTGATGAAGCAACAATTGGCAGAGCAATGCTGAATCGAATTGATTTATAA
- a CDS encoding permease-like cell division protein FtsX, with product MIKFWLKEAIKLIARSKFSFFLSLVSITLSVILITLSVFIIQFSNHFEQDLKSNIVISVFIKDKIAKTEIDSIKSELESYNFLKSVDYVSKDEAAEIFVKETGEDFRKILDYNPLPASFNLKLKGDYAVNDSIKLIIQDLSKLSWGDDVVFRQDFYQKILAYIDKGKVYVFALTGLIFLVSMYLVYSTVRLILNSKYSELETMKFVGAKLSTIKMPIILNSALAGLIAGITALAILILLYYYASEYLFSFDQIIKDKYLFIGILLCIGPLIGVFVTIVSLRKISLKI from the coding sequence ATGATTAAATTCTGGCTCAAAGAAGCAATTAAACTGATTGCAAGATCAAAGTTCTCATTTTTTCTTTCGCTTGTTTCGATTACACTTTCTGTAATACTTATTACTTTATCTGTATTTATTATTCAATTCTCAAATCATTTTGAACAGGATTTAAAGAGCAATATTGTTATAAGTGTTTTTATTAAAGATAAAATTGCAAAGACGGAAATTGATTCGATTAAAAGTGAACTGGAAAGCTATAACTTTCTTAAATCTGTTGATTATGTCAGTAAAGATGAAGCTGCAGAAATATTTGTTAAAGAAACAGGAGAAGATTTTAGAAAAATTCTTGACTATAATCCATTGCCAGCTTCCTTTAATCTGAAGCTGAAAGGTGATTATGCAGTTAATGATTCAATAAAATTAATCATACAAGATTTATCAAAACTAAGCTGGGGCGATGATGTAGTTTTCAGGCAGGATTTTTATCAGAAGATTTTAGCCTACATAGATAAAGGTAAAGTATATGTTTTTGCATTAACCGGATTGATATTTCTTGTTTCAATGTATCTGGTTTATAGTACAGTAAGATTAATATTAAACTCCAAATACTCTGAATTAGAAACGATGAAATTTGTTGGTGCAAAACTTTCAACCATTAAAATGCCGATAATTCTTAATAGTGCTCTAGCCGGACTAATTGCCGGTATTACTGCCTTAGCTATTTTAATTCTGTTATATTATTATGCAAGCGAGTATTTATTTTCGTTTGATCAAATAATCAAAGACAAGTATTTGTTTATAGGGATACTATTATGTATTGGACCACTTATCGGA